In the genome of Cryptomeria japonica chromosome 8, Sugi_1.0, whole genome shotgun sequence, one region contains:
- the LOC131057194 gene encoding 2-oxoglutarate-dependent dioxygenase DAO-like → MSPSLQFPLEPIVSDADLPVIDLSKFPQELDDEELSHLGDHPMLAKIREACIEWGFFRLVNHGISVELLDKAQNVSRGLLSMPIEAKERAMTTCNPYDSYHRKDNFETFSLLYSCKSESLEQMCLKLWPEGNPSFCETMVTYDLCASNLAQKISKIIVASLGLDAVALYRSHFEKCISRLRLNGYSSHQKSIGEEILESNADPGCLTILYQDDGGGLEIRSREGKWFHVKPVSHSFVVNLGDSLKAWTNGRYRSAEHRVVWKGWMDRMSIAFFTSFPMETEIWAPEELVDNNNPRRYKPFLLSQLLHEVAHGQEDREKATALERIFVKSTRY, encoded by the exons ATGTCTCCCTCGCTCCAATTTCCCCTTGAGCCCATTGTATCTGATGCCGATCTTCCCGTAATCGACCTCTCCAAATTTCCACAAGAGTTAGATGATGAAGAACTAAGCCACCTTGGAGATCATCCCATGCTCGCCAAAATAAGAGAGGCTTGCATAGAATGGGGATTTTTCCGTCTCGTCAACCATGGAATTTCAGTAGAGCTTCTGGATAAGGCGCAGAACGTTAGCCGAGGTTTATTGTCCATGCCAATTGAGGCTAAAGAGAGAGCCATGACAACCTGTAATCCATACGATAGTTACCATCGAAAGGATAATTTTGAGACATTCAGTCTTCTCTACTCCTGTAAATCAGAATCTCTAGAACAAATGTGCTTAAAGTTATGGCCTGAAGGGAATCCAAGTTTCTG CGAGACGATGGTAACCTACGATCTATGTGCCTCAAATCTCGCGCAAAAAATCAGTAAAATTATTGTTGCAAGCCTTGGATTGGATGCCGTTGCCCTCTACCGTTCTCACTTTGAAAAGTGCATATCAAGATTGCGGTTAAATGGGTATTCATCGCACCAAAAAAGTATCGGTGAGGAGATTCTGGAATCTAATGCAGATCCCGGGTGCCTCACAATACTTTACCAAGATGATGGGGGAGGCCTTGAAATTCGATCTCGGGAAGGCAAATGGTTCCACGTCAAACCTGTGTCTCATTCATTTGTTGTCAATCTTGGGGACTCGCTCAAG GCGTGGACTAATGGCAGATACCGCAGCGCAGAGCATCGCGTTGTTTGGAAAGGGTGGATGGATCGAATGTCTATAGCCTTTTTTACTTCATTTCCAATGGAGACAGAAATCTGGGCGCCTGAGGAACTTGTGGACAACAACAACCCAAGGCGTTACAAGCCTTTCCTCCTCTCGCAACTCCTACATGAGGTTGCACATGGTCAAGAAGACAGAGAGAAAGCTACTGCTCTCGAACGAATCTTTGTAAAATCTACAAGATATTAG